Sequence from the Actinomycetota bacterium genome:
GGCACACCCCGGCGGACACCCCGGTGTGGGTGCGGGTGGAGCACCCACCCGGCGGCGACGGGGTCCTGCTGGCGGTCGAGGACGCCGGCGCCGGCGTCCCGGCCGAGCTGCGCGACAGCGTGTTCGAGCCGTTCCGCCAGGGGCCGGGCACCCCGGCCCACGCCCCCGGGGTCGGCATCGGGCTGACCCTGGTCGCCCGGTTCGCCGAGCTCCACGGGGGGCGGGCCTGGGTGGAGGAGCGGCCGGGGGGCGGCTCGTCGTTCCGGGTCCTGCTCCCGGACGCGCCCCAGGAAGGCTGACCTCCACCGTTATACTGCTGAGCGGCCCCACGCATCGCCACGGGAGGGCATGGTGGAGCGAGCGCTCGTCCTCAACGCGTCGTACCAGCCGATCTGCGTCGTGCCGGTGCGGCGGGCGGTGGTGCTGGTGCTCAAGGAGAAGGCCGACGTGCTCGTGCCCGGCAGCGGCCTGGTCCGCGGGGCCACCCTGGAGGTCCAGGCCCCCAGCGTCATCCGGCTCCGGTACTTTGTGAAGGTGCCGTTCCGAGCCCGGGCCGGCCTCTCCCGTCGAGCGGTGTTCGTGCGCGATGACCACACCTGCCAGTACTGCGGCGAGCGAGCCGAGAACGTCGACCACGTGGTGCCCCGCTCCCGTGGCGGCCTCCACGTCTGGGAGAACGTGGTCGCCGCCTGCCGGCGCTGCAACAGCCAGAAGGAGGACCGCCTCCTCCATGAGGCAGGCCTCCGCCTGCGGCGCGAGCCCCGGGCGCCCAAGGAGACGCTTTGGATCGTGATCGCCGTCGGCCGCATCGAACCTGGTTGGGCGCCGTTCCTCGGCCTGGAGGCCGACGCCGTCCCCGCCTGACCGTCCCGCCCTCGA
This genomic interval carries:
- a CDS encoding HNH endonuclease, whose amino-acid sequence is MVERALVLNASYQPICVVPVRRAVVLVLKEKADVLVPGSGLVRGATLEVQAPSVIRLRYFVKVPFRARAGLSRRAVFVRDDHTCQYCGERAENVDHVVPRSRGGLHVWENVVAACRRCNSQKEDRLLHEAGLRLRREPRAPKETLWIVIAVGRIEPGWAPFLGLEADAVPA